A genomic window from Cyprinus carpio isolate SPL01 chromosome B9, ASM1834038v1, whole genome shotgun sequence includes:
- the LOC109096591 gene encoding cytoplasmic protein NCK2-like — protein sequence MTEEVIVIAKWDYTAQQDQELDIRKNERLWLLDDSKTWWRVRNTSNRTGYVPSNYVERKNSLKKTSLVKNLKDTLGLGKMKRKTSARDPSPTPSTEAEYPSNGSAGGGGVGGAERIYDLNIPALVKFSYAAEREDELNLIKGERVVVMEKCSDGWWRGSHAGRVGWFPSNYVQEEMGYTDHDSVFGDSLGGFRSLKVGQGAAMANGRPGGSGSSVLHMVQTLYPFSSVTEEELNFEKGETMEVLEKPENDPEWWRCKNSRGMVGLVPKNYVVVLSDGPIAKGLGSNHGSPHISHTVPSRTGKFAGKDWYYGNVTRHQAECALNERGVEGDFLIRDSESSPSDFSISLKAVGKNKHFKVQLQDGVYCIGQRRFSSMDELVEHYKKAPIFTSEQGDKLYLVKPLA from the exons ATGACAGAGGAGGTGATTGTTATAGCCAAGTGGGACTACACAGCTCAGCAAGACCAGGAACTGGACATCCGGAAGAACGAGCGCCTGTGGTTGCTGGATGATTCCAAGACCTGGTGGAGAGTCCGCAACACATCCAACCGCACCGGCTATGTCCCCTCTAATTACGTTGAGCGCAAAAACAGTCTGAAGAAAACTTCACTAGTGAAGAACCTGAAAGACACTCTCG GCCTTGGAAAAATGAAAAGGAAGACTAGTGCACGTGATCCGTCTCCCACACCCAGCACAGAGGCAGAGTACCCATCCAATGGCAGCGCAGGAGGAGGTGGAGTGGGCGGGGCCGAGCGGATCTATGACCTGAACATTCCCGCACTGGTGAAGTTTTCTTATGCAGCCGAGCGTGAAGATGAACTCAACCTAATAAAAGGGGAGAGGGTGGTCGTGATGGAAAAGTGCAGCGATGGCTGGTGGAGGGGTAGCCATGCCGGCCGAGTTGGTTGGTTCCCGTCCAACTACGTCCAAGAGGAGATGGGATACACAGACCATGATAGCGTCTTTGGGGACTCGTTGGGGGGGTTCCGGTCCTTAAAGGTGGGGCAAGGTGCAGCGATGGCCAACGGCCGGCCAGGAGGCTCTGGGAGCTCTGTTCTGCATATGGTCCAGACTCTGTACCCATTCAGCTCTGTCACAGAGGAGGAACTGAACTTTGAGAAGGGGGAGACGATGGAAGTTTTGGAAAAGCCAGAGAATGACCCAGAGTGGTGGAGGTGTAAAAACAGTCGTGGCATGGTCGGTCTTGTGCCGAAGAACTATGTGGTAGTGCTCAGTGATGGGCCAATAGCGAAGGGTTTAGGGTCAAATCACGGCTCCCCTCACATCAGTCACACAGTTCCCTCACGTACAGGCAAATTTGCTGGGAAGGATTGGTACTATGGTAATGTGACACGGCACCAAGCTGAGTGTGCACTTAATGAGAGAGGAGTGGAAGGGGACTTTCTGATACGGGACAGTGAGTCATCG cccAGCGATTTCTCAATTTCTCTGAAGGCTGTGGGGAAGAACAAGCACTTCAAGGTGCAGCTGCAGGACGGAGTATACTGCATCGGTCAGCGGCGTTTTAGCAGTATGGATGAGCTTGTAGAGCACTACAAGAAAGCACCCATCTTCACCAGTGAGCAAGGAGACA